A section of the Pseudovibrio sp. M1P-2-3 genome encodes:
- a CDS encoding LysR family transcriptional regulator: MTNIVQLQTFVEVASLKSFTAAAKRLHVPRTTVTARIQALELRLGVQLLQRTTRKVSLTTEGEHFLEQCKPALSALNQAEGEILESGELRGLIRFSVPLDYPGDRLCALLEKFRFLHPLVRFQVDTSDRNVDFVQENYDLSIRGKNPGEENLIARKYFSDHSAFFTTAQHKEQFPKMLGLEDLRGREIMDPGHFLGELGIEGVVEPPVLTAGFGLTKTVLKATGGLAVLPVSLCRQEEKRGELVRLPSSFSLPDIPLFIVMPARQYRPKRVREFIDFLLAEKN, from the coding sequence ATGACAAATATAGTCCAACTGCAAACCTTTGTGGAAGTTGCCAGCTTGAAGTCTTTTACAGCTGCCGCAAAGCGCCTGCACGTGCCGCGCACAACTGTGACCGCCCGCATTCAGGCGCTGGAGCTCAGACTGGGAGTGCAGTTGCTTCAGCGCACCACGCGCAAGGTGTCCCTCACCACGGAAGGGGAACACTTTCTTGAACAGTGTAAACCTGCCTTATCCGCGCTAAATCAGGCGGAAGGGGAGATTTTGGAAAGTGGAGAGTTGAGGGGGCTTATCCGTTTTTCGGTTCCGCTGGACTATCCCGGAGACCGGCTTTGCGCGTTACTGGAGAAGTTTCGTTTCCTGCATCCATTGGTCCGCTTTCAGGTGGATACGAGTGATCGCAATGTAGATTTTGTGCAGGAAAATTATGATCTGTCGATCAGGGGCAAGAACCCCGGAGAGGAGAACCTGATTGCACGAAAGTACTTTTCAGATCATTCGGCTTTTTTTACTACAGCGCAGCACAAGGAACAGTTTCCAAAAATGTTGGGACTGGAAGACCTGCGGGGGCGGGAGATAATGGACCCCGGACACTTTCTGGGGGAGCTGGGAATTGAGGGAGTTGTGGAGCCGCCTGTGCTTACAGCCGGTTTCGGATTGACGAAGACAGTTCTAAAAGCCACCGGCGGGCTGGCTGTCCTTCCCGTTTCCTTATGTAGACAGGAAGAAAAGCGCGGCGAACTGGTGCGCCTGCCCTCTTCCTTTTCGTTGCCAGACATTCCGCTGTTTATTGTTATGCCCGCCCGCCAATACCGCCCCAAACGGGTGCGGGAGTTTATTGACTTTTTATTGGCTGAAAAAAACTAG
- a CDS encoding MBL fold metallo-hydrolase yields MNRRGFFKTAGAATATSLALGFPLAAHAKKSAVCSLPSGVSVDVQWLGGATMTISFDGVTLLTDPAFGVGEKALMMPDPNSALDMSQTLKLTPIPRFTPLPPIDLSKVSMVLVSHMHPDHFDRAAEQALPKDLKIIAHPDDLKALQEKDFQNAQGLAWGDTQQVKTANGTISITAIRATHSPKNQVMQFLGQGSGYFFTFQKGSFSKTLYWTGDTFPTPQVLEQVKSLGEIDILIPHAGNVGAAGTLGQISMGAVEVTQMAEELKPQHILPIHHSTYALYREPAWKLAEALASSSANLDLVSEGVTLSYS; encoded by the coding sequence ATGAACAGACGTGGATTTTTCAAAACAGCAGGTGCAGCGACGGCAACCTCTCTGGCTCTGGGTTTCCCCCTTGCCGCGCACGCAAAAAAAAGCGCCGTCTGCTCCCTCCCCTCAGGAGTATCCGTGGATGTGCAATGGCTGGGCGGTGCGACCATGACGATTTCTTTTGATGGCGTTACCCTTCTCACCGATCCTGCCTTTGGTGTTGGCGAGAAGGCGTTGATGATGCCTGACCCGAACAGCGCTCTCGATATGAGCCAGACACTAAAGCTTACTCCCATTCCCCGCTTCACCCCGCTTCCACCGATTGACCTTTCCAAAGTCTCCATGGTGCTGGTCAGCCACATGCACCCCGACCACTTTGATAGGGCCGCAGAGCAAGCCCTACCAAAAGACTTGAAAATCATCGCCCATCCAGACGACCTGAAGGCCCTGCAGGAAAAAGACTTCCAAAATGCACAAGGCTTGGCGTGGGGAGACACGCAGCAGGTAAAAACCGCCAATGGAACCATCTCCATAACCGCAATCAGAGCAACACACTCCCCCAAAAATCAAGTCATGCAGTTCCTCGGGCAAGGCAGCGGGTATTTCTTCACGTTCCAGAAAGGTAGTTTCAGCAAGACCCTCTATTGGACAGGTGACACCTTCCCTACCCCGCAAGTGCTGGAGCAAGTCAAATCCTTGGGCGAGATTGACATTCTGATCCCCCATGCAGGCAATGTGGGCGCGGCGGGTACTCTGGGACAAATCAGCATGGGCGCGGTGGAAGTTACGCAGATGGCTGAAGAGCTGAAACCACAGCACATCCTGCCCATACACCACTCAACCTATGCCCTTTATCGGGAGCCGGCATGGAAACTGGCGGAAGCACTTGCCAGCTCCTCCGCCAATCTTGATCTGGTTTCCGAAGGCGTTACCTTGAGTTATTCATAG
- a CDS encoding LysE family translocator, translating into MPEFSVLLMFAAASLALTLTPGPDMLLIASRSVAQGRTAGFLTYFGIAAGCYVHAVLAGLGLAQVFEVVPVAYDVVRYAGAAYLLYLAWKTLFSKATALNPNGNIARISKRRIFSEGLMTNLLNPKVALFVLALLPQFVDPAQGSVLVQMLVLATLLNLIGLGVNGSVVMLSDRLGGAAAKSARFQALSNYLLATVFGGLALRLAWSSKD; encoded by the coding sequence ATGCCGGAATTCTCTGTTCTTTTAATGTTTGCAGCAGCGAGCCTTGCGCTGACCCTGACACCGGGGCCGGACATGCTGCTGATCGCCTCGCGCAGTGTGGCGCAAGGGCGGACCGCAGGTTTTCTGACCTATTTTGGCATTGCCGCCGGGTGCTATGTTCACGCGGTTCTGGCCGGACTTGGGCTGGCGCAGGTGTTTGAAGTTGTGCCGGTGGCCTATGATGTGGTGCGCTATGCGGGCGCGGCCTATCTGCTTTATCTGGCATGGAAAACGCTCTTTTCTAAAGCGACTGCCTTGAACCCAAACGGCAATATCGCCCGCATTTCCAAACGCCGAATTTTCAGCGAAGGTTTGATGACAAATTTGTTGAACCCCAAGGTAGCCTTGTTCGTGCTGGCTTTGCTGCCCCAGTTTGTTGACCCTGCACAGGGCAGTGTGCTGGTGCAGATGTTGGTTCTGGCAACACTGCTGAATCTGATTGGTTTGGGAGTGAACGGCTCCGTTGTTATGCTGTCCGATCGCTTGGGCGGCGCGGCAGCCAAAAGTGCGCGCTTTCAAGCCCTGTCAAACTATCTGCTGGCAACCGTCTTCGGCGGGCTGGCCCTGCGGTTGGCGTGGAGCAGCAAGGACTAA
- a CDS encoding glutathione S-transferase family protein, producing MKLYGVVGSPNTRKVCAVINHLGLSVDVNWVDFLAGDLKKRSFAALNPNEMVPVLEDGDFVLWESNAINTYLCEKAGDTKLYPTALRERALVNQWLSWEVAHYNNHLGVAAFEAAAKPRLNLGETDRHLVEVSLRKLARFAQVLETHLQGREFMVGNDWTLADYAVGHVEMFMEAVPFDWSAYPNIVSFYKRFRANSNWEKTAPASLEGLGRAPETATAS from the coding sequence ATGAAACTTTATGGTGTCGTCGGTTCGCCCAATACCAGAAAAGTCTGTGCTGTCATCAATCATTTGGGTCTGTCCGTTGATGTGAACTGGGTGGATTTTCTTGCAGGGGATTTGAAAAAGCGCTCGTTTGCGGCCTTGAACCCTAATGAAATGGTGCCCGTACTGGAAGATGGCGACTTTGTGCTGTGGGAGTCCAATGCCATTAACACATACCTCTGCGAAAAGGCAGGGGACACCAAGCTTTACCCGACAGCACTGCGGGAACGCGCTTTGGTGAACCAGTGGCTCAGCTGGGAGGTGGCGCACTATAATAACCACCTTGGCGTGGCAGCTTTTGAGGCGGCGGCGAAACCCCGGTTGAATCTGGGGGAGACGGACCGGCACTTGGTGGAGGTTTCCCTGCGTAAGCTTGCCCGCTTCGCGCAGGTGTTGGAGACACATCTACAGGGGCGGGAGTTTATGGTTGGCAATGACTGGACGTTGGCCGACTACGCCGTTGGGCACGTTGAAATGTTCATGGAAGCAGTGCCGTTTGACTGGTCCGCCTATCCCAACATTGTGTCCTTCTATAAGCGCTTTAGAGCAAACAGCAATTGGGAGAAAACGGCTCCGGCCTCGCTTGAAGGTCTGGGCCGCGCACCGGAGACAGCGACAGCAAGTTAA
- a CDS encoding winged helix-turn-helix transcriptional regulator: protein MKSTRSSCPINFGLELFGDTWSLLIIRDLIFNGKQTYGEFLTSAEGISTNILGNRLQKLEGAGILQKRVADDNKKVFLYSLTEKGTRLAPVLVEMIIWGAENGVADPESAKNLSEWGRSLREHCDPVDLEGMQKTK, encoded by the coding sequence ATGAAATCTACTAGGTCGTCGTGCCCGATCAATTTTGGACTGGAACTGTTTGGAGATACGTGGAGCCTGTTGATCATCCGTGATCTGATTTTTAATGGAAAACAAACCTACGGAGAGTTCCTCACTTCCGCCGAAGGCATTTCCACCAATATCCTCGGCAACCGTCTGCAAAAGCTGGAGGGTGCTGGCATTCTTCAAAAACGGGTGGCGGATGATAACAAAAAGGTCTTCCTCTACTCCCTGACGGAAAAAGGCACCCGCCTTGCTCCGGTGCTGGTTGAAATGATCATCTGGGGAGCCGAAAACGGCGTAGCAGACCCTGAGAGTGCTAAAAACCTCTCTGAATGGGGTCGCTCGCTCAGGGAGCATTGTGATCCGGTGGATTTGGAGGGGATGCAGAAAACCAAGTAA
- a CDS encoding pyridoxal phosphate-dependent aminotransferase encodes MSVSRLKDIPGIGVDRMGNAADALNNSEILRLENLDTDFSPPPEAIEATIAAVTSDSANSYLPFLGDKTLRQAVSARMKALTGVSYDWQSQTLISAGGLSGVLNVLLATLEPGDEVIVTDPVYGGLLNRIRLAGGVPRFAPLTVVDGEWRLDLERFQDAISPRTKAILTLSPSMPTGFVMNTLEWQAVEQACAETGAWIIHDAAMERIVFDDLPLIHPASMEGLRERTISIGSVSKEYRMIGWRVGWITGPTEIIHDVGLACLSNVVCQVGIAMPAATAALNSKNDGVQAAIREWQRRRNFLLEELHDLPVVRPQGGWSLLIDTKALGIAPKEASRLLLQRGQVAATAMTGWGTEEIAGRYLRFVYSNESVERLKDIRERIRVSWSL; translated from the coding sequence ATGTCAGTCTCGCGCTTGAAAGATATTCCTGGAATTGGTGTGGACAGGATGGGAAACGCCGCAGATGCGCTGAATAACTCGGAGATTTTGCGGCTGGAGAATCTTGATACGGATTTTTCGCCGCCGCCTGAGGCAATTGAGGCAACCATAGCTGCGGTTACCAGTGATTCTGCAAATAGCTATCTGCCGTTCTTGGGGGATAAAACGCTTCGGCAGGCGGTTAGCGCAAGAATGAAGGCCTTAACAGGTGTGTCCTATGACTGGCAGAGCCAGACTTTGATTTCTGCTGGCGGTTTGTCCGGTGTGCTGAATGTGCTTCTGGCGACACTGGAGCCGGGCGACGAAGTGATTGTAACCGATCCGGTTTATGGTGGGCTGCTCAATCGTATCCGGTTGGCGGGCGGGGTGCCCAGATTTGCACCTCTCACCGTTGTGGATGGGGAATGGCGGCTGGACCTTGAGCGCTTTCAGGATGCGATTTCGCCTAGAACCAAAGCTATTTTAACGCTCAGCCCCTCCATGCCCACTGGCTTTGTTATGAATACTTTGGAATGGCAAGCGGTGGAGCAGGCCTGCGCGGAAACCGGCGCATGGATTATTCATGATGCGGCAATGGAACGGATTGTGTTTGATGATCTGCCACTCATCCATCCCGCCAGTATGGAAGGCTTGCGGGAGCGAACTATCTCCATCGGCAGTGTGTCCAAGGAGTACCGCATGATAGGATGGCGGGTGGGCTGGATTACAGGCCCTACTGAGATTATCCATGATGTTGGTCTGGCTTGCCTTTCCAATGTGGTGTGTCAGGTGGGCATTGCCATGCCAGCAGCAACGGCTGCGCTCAACTCCAAAAATGACGGCGTTCAGGCGGCAATCCGCGAGTGGCAAAGGCGGCGGAATTTTCTTTTGGAAGAGCTTCATGACCTTCCTGTGGTACGCCCGCAAGGTGGGTGGTCTTTGCTCATTGATACCAAGGCCCTTGGAATTGCCCCCAAAGAGGCCTCGCGTCTGCTGTTACAGCGCGGACAAGTGGCAGCCACCGCCATGACAGGCTGGGGCACAGAGGAGATTGCAGGGCGATATTTGCGTTTTGTTTATTCCAATGAGTCCGTAGAGCGCCTGAAAGACATTCGGGAGCGCATTCGAGTGAGTTGGTCCTTGTGA
- a CDS encoding GNAT family N-acetyltransferase: MDEKAKVLTGVPIEEMHEAMQRAFSDYVVPMHMSPAQFQGFLEWRGYCPQTSAGLWVEDKLACFWLNSKPLPELKGRCYTLSTGTVPEQRKKGLLSKVCHEAIELAKAQGGKGLQLEVIESNKAARTAYDRLGFERARRLSCFEIPAPHVSAPKLAGCAFRSIPMDALPDELGYFTFQPTVQNSRGALQRLGEGVHVIGCFNGARLCGWLAVIEASGTIAQLAVHEEYRRQNIASTLLHKAAAHTGDTIFRFLNMDSRDEGFKQFVMALGGREYLAQEDMVLGF, from the coding sequence ATGGACGAAAAGGCAAAAGTTCTCACGGGCGTTCCCATTGAAGAGATGCATGAAGCCATGCAGCGTGCTTTTTCTGACTACGTTGTGCCCATGCACATGAGCCCCGCGCAATTTCAAGGGTTTTTGGAGTGGCGTGGTTACTGCCCACAAACCTCCGCAGGCCTTTGGGTGGAGGATAAACTTGCCTGTTTCTGGCTGAACTCCAAGCCCCTGCCAGAGCTGAAGGGGCGCTGCTATACGTTGAGTACGGGAACAGTTCCCGAACAACGGAAAAAGGGCCTGCTTTCCAAAGTGTGTCATGAGGCCATTGAACTGGCGAAAGCGCAGGGTGGGAAGGGGCTGCAACTTGAAGTGATTGAGAGCAATAAAGCCGCCCGCACCGCCTACGACAGGCTGGGATTTGAACGGGCGCGCCGCTTGAGCTGCTTTGAAATTCCGGCGCCCCATGTTTCCGCGCCAAAGCTTGCGGGCTGTGCATTTCGCAGCATACCCATGGACGCCCTGCCGGATGAGCTTGGCTATTTTACTTTCCAGCCAACAGTGCAAAACAGCCGCGGTGCGTTGCAGCGCTTAGGGGAAGGGGTGCATGTGATCGGCTGTTTTAACGGCGCTCGCCTTTGCGGCTGGCTTGCCGTGATCGAGGCCAGCGGCACCATCGCCCAGCTTGCGGTTCATGAAGAGTACCGCCGCCAAAACATAGCCTCCACCCTGTTGCACAAAGCGGCAGCACATACCGGCGATACAATCTTCCGCTTTCTCAACATGGACAGCCGCGATGAAGGCTTTAAACAGTTTGTAATGGCGCTGGGCGGACGCGAATATTTGGCGCAGGAGGACATGGTGCTGGGGTTTTGA